Proteins found in one Hypericibacter terrae genomic segment:
- the gcvA gene encoding transcriptional regulator GcvA: MVAFIPGLGGLRGFEAAARHSSFTKAAAELGVTPAAVSHLVRELEDQLGVKLFARTSRVVRLTPAGEILRHAAAEAIDRVGRAVARLREAAGRPRLMVTSSPSFAAKWLVPRLDRFLLQYPEADVRIEVSQRLIDFAREDVDIGIRFGRGDYPDLLADRLFDDVIFPVCSPKLLKGAHPLRQPKDLRHHTLIHVDWNAQDDTWPNWNMWLLAAGVAKEAGAARGIHFTQTDLALQAAIDGQGVVLGDSTLAADDLASGRLVRPFDLSLKGPAQFAYFLIRPDSAAEPPLVTAFRDWILAEAAQMKKTDGARRAGKSPA; encoded by the coding sequence ATGGTGGCCTTCATTCCCGGACTGGGCGGGTTGCGCGGTTTCGAGGCGGCGGCGCGCCATTCGAGCTTCACCAAGGCTGCGGCCGAACTCGGCGTGACGCCGGCCGCAGTGAGCCATCTCGTGCGCGAGCTCGAGGATCAGCTGGGCGTGAAACTTTTCGCGCGGACCAGCCGCGTGGTCCGGCTGACACCCGCCGGGGAGATCCTGCGTCACGCCGCGGCGGAGGCGATCGACCGGGTGGGGCGGGCGGTGGCGCGGCTGCGCGAGGCGGCCGGCCGGCCGAGATTGATGGTCACGAGTTCGCCTTCCTTCGCGGCCAAATGGCTGGTGCCGCGGCTCGACCGTTTTCTGCTGCAATATCCGGAGGCCGATGTTCGGATCGAGGTCTCGCAACGTCTGATCGATTTCGCGCGCGAGGATGTCGATATCGGCATCCGGTTCGGCAGAGGCGACTATCCGGACCTGCTGGCGGACCGGTTGTTCGACGACGTGATCTTCCCCGTCTGCAGCCCGAAGCTCCTCAAGGGCGCCCATCCGCTTCGCCAGCCGAAGGACCTGCGCCACCACACGCTCATTCATGTCGACTGGAACGCGCAGGACGATACCTGGCCGAACTGGAACATGTGGCTGCTGGCGGCCGGCGTGGCGAAGGAGGCGGGCGCCGCGCGCGGGATCCATTTCACGCAGACCGATCTGGCGCTGCAGGCCGCGATCGACGGGCAGGGCGTCGTCCTCGGCGATTCGACGCTGGCCGCGGACGATCTGGCGAGCGGGCGGCTGGTGCGGCCCTTCGATCTGTCCCTCAAGGGGCCGGCGCAATTCGCCTATTTCCTGATCCGTCCCGACAGCGCGGCGGAGCCGCCCCTGGTGACGGCGTTCCGCGACTGGATCCTGGCCGAGGCGGCGCAGATGAAGAAAACCGATGGCGCCCGTCGCGCCGGGAAGTCGCCGGCCTGA
- a CDS encoding DUF1127 domain-containing protein → MSNRLQRRTAPRAFLPEIGRQEPPQNGLSPARAVWQHVIAALARWLDGQRERRGSVVRLRHLNDWMLRDIGIDRDDIEASVDRGLWELKLQQAQRTGREIHCGL, encoded by the coding sequence ATGTCGAACCGGCTCCAGCGCCGCACCGCTCCACGTGCCTTCCTGCCCGAGATTGGGCGCCAGGAACCTCCGCAAAACGGCCTCTCCCCTGCCCGCGCGGTGTGGCAGCATGTGATCGCCGCCCTGGCGCGGTGGCTCGACGGGCAGCGCGAACGGCGCGGCAGCGTCGTCCGGCTGCGGCATCTGAATGACTGGATGCTGCGCGATATCGGCATCGATCGCGACGACATCGAGGCCAGCGTCGATCGCGGCCTATGGGAGCTGAAGCTTCAGCAGGCCCAGCGCACAGGCCGCGAAATCCATTGCGGCCTGTGA